The DNA window NNNNNNNNNNNNNNNNNNNNNNNNNNNNNNNNNNNNNNNNNNNNNNNNNNNNNNNNNNNNNNNNNNNNNNNNNNNNNNNNNNNNNNNNNNNNNNNNNNNNNNNNNNNNNNNNNNNNNNNNNNNNNNNNNNNNNNNNNNNNNNNNNNNNNNNNNNNNNNNNNNNNNNNNNNNNNNNNNNNNNNNNNNNNNNNNNNNNNNNNNNNNNNNNNNNNNNNNNNNNNNNNNNNNNNNNNNNNNNNNNNNNNNNNNNNNNNNNNNNNNNNNNNNNNNNNNNNNNNNNNNNNNNNNNNNNNNNNNNNNNNNNNNNNNNNNNNNNNNNNNNNNNNNNNNNNNNNNNNNNNNNNNNNNNNNNNNNNNNNNNNNNNNNNNNNNNNNNNNNNNNNNNNNNNNNNNNNNNNNNNNNNNNNNNNNNNNNNNNNNNNNNNNNNNNNNNNNNNNNNNNNNNNNNNNNNNNNNNNNNNNNNNNNNNNNNNNNNNNNNNNNNNNNNNNNNNNNNNNNNNNNNNNNNNNNNNNNNNNNNNNNNNNNNNNNNNNNNNNNNNNNNNNNNNNNNNNNNNNNNNNNNNNNNNNNNNNNNNNNNNNNNNNNNNNNNNNNNNNNNNNNNNNNNNNNNNNNNNNNNNNNNNNNNNNNNNNNNNNNNNNNNNNNNNNNNNNNNNNNNNNNNNNNNNNNNNNNNNNNNNNNNNNNNNNNNNNNNNNNNNNNNNNNNNNNNNNNNNNNNNNNNNNNNNNNNNNNNNNNNNNNNNNNNNNNNNNNNNNNNNNNNNNNNNNNNNNNNNNNNNNNNNNNNNNNNNNNNNNNNNNNNNNNNNNNNNNNNNNNNNNNNNNNNNNNNNNNNNNNNNNNNNNNNNNNNNNNNNNNNNNNNNNNNNNNNNNNNNNNNNNNNNNNNNNNNNNNNNNNNNNNNNNNNNNNNNNNNNNNNNNNNNNNNNNNNNNNNNNNNNNNNNNNNNNNNNNNNNNNNNNNNNNNNNNNNNNNNNNNNNNNNNNNNNNNNNNNNNNNNNNNNNNNNNNNNNNNNNNNNNNNNNNNNNNNNNNNNNNNNNNNNNNNNNNNNNNNNNNNNNNNNNNNNNNNNNNNNNNNNNNNNNNNNNNNNNNNNNNNNNNNNNNNNNNNNNNNNNNNNNNNNNNNNNNNNNNNNNNNNNNNNNNNNNNNNNNNNNNNNNNNNNNNNNNNNNNNNNNNNNNNNNNNNNNNNNNNNNNNNNNNNNNNNNNNNNNNNNNNNNNNNNNNNNNNNNNNNNNNNNNNNNNNNNNNNNNNNNNNNNNNNNNNNNNNNNNNNNNNNNNNNNNNNNNNNNNNNNNNNNNNNNNNNNNNNNNNNNNNNNNNNNNNNNNNNNNNNNNNNNNNNNNNNNNNNNNNNNNNNNNNNNNNNNNNNNNNNNNNNNNNNNNNNNNNNNNNNNNNNNNNNNNNNNNNNNNNNNNNNNNNNNNNNNNNNNNNNNNNNNNNNNNNNNNNNNNNNNNNNNNNNNNNNNNNNNNNNNNNNNNNNNNNNNNNNNNNNNNNNNNNNNNNNNNNNNNNNNNNNNNNNNNNNNNNNNNNNNNNNNNNNNNNNNNNNNNNNNNNNNNNNNNNNNNNNNNNNNNNNNNNNNNNNNNNNNNNNNNNNNNNNNNNNNNNNNNNNNNNNNNNNNNNNNNNNNNNNNNNNNNNNNNNNNNNNNNNNNNNNNNNNNNNNNNNNNNNNNNNNNNNNNNNNNNNNNNNNNNNNNNNNNNNNNNNNNNNNNNNNNNNNNNNNNNNNNNNNNNNNNNNNNNNNNNNNNNNNNNNNNNNNNNNNNNNNNNNNNNNNNNNNNNNNNNNNNNNNNNNNNNNNNNNNNNNNNNNNNNNNNNNNNNNNNNNNNNNNNNNNNNNNNNNNNNNNNNNNNNNNNNNNNNNNNNNNNNNNNNNNNNNNNNNNNNNNNNNNNNNNNNNNNNNNNNNNNNNNNNNNNNNNNNNNNNNNNNNNNNNNNNNNNNNNNNNNNNNNNNNNNNNNNNNNNNNNNNNNNNNNNNNNNNNNNNNNNNNNNNNNNNNNNNNNNNNNNNNNNNNNNNNNNNNNNNNNNNNNNNNNNNNNNNNNNNNNNNNNNNNNNNNNNNNNNNNNNNNNNNNNNNNNNNNNNNNNNNNNNNNNNNNNNNNNNNNNNNNNNNNNNNNNNNNNNNNNNNNNNNNNNNNNNNNNNNNNNNNNNNNNNNNNNNNNNNNNNNNNNNNNNNNNNNNNNNNNNNNNNNNNNNNNNNNNNNNNNNNNNNNNNNNNNNNNNNNNNNNNNNNNNNNNNNNNNNNNNNNNNNNNNNNNNNNNNNNNNNNNNNNNNNNNNNNNNNNNNNNNNNNNNNNNNNNNNNNNNNNNNNNNNNNNNNNNNNNNNNNNNNNNNNNNNNNNNNNNNNNNNNNNNNNNNNNNNNNNNNNNNNNNNNNNNNNNNNNNNNNNNNNNNNNNNNNNNNNNNNNNNNNNNNNNNNNNNNNNNNNNNNNNNNNNNNNNNNNNNNNNNNNNNNNNNNNNNNNNNNNNNNNNNNNNNNNNNNNNNNNNNNNNNNNNNNNNNNNNNNNNNNNNNNNNNNNNNNNNNNNNNNNNNNNNNNNNNNNNNNNNNNNNNNNNNNNNNNNNNNNNNNNNNNNNNNNNNNNNNNNNNNNNNNNNNNNNNNNNNNNNNNNNNNNNNNNNNNNNNNNNNNNNNNNNNNNNNNNNNNNNNNNNNNNNNNNNNNNNNNNNNNNNNNNNNNNNNNNNNNNNNNNNNNNNNNNNNNNNNNNNNNNNNNNNNNNNNNNNNNNNNNNNNNNNNNNNNNNNNNNNNNNNNNNNNNNNNNNNNNNNNNNNNNNNNNNNNNNNNNNNNNNNNNNNNNNNNNNNNNNNNNNNNNNNNNNNNNNNNNNNNNNNNNNNNNNNNNNNNNNNNNNNNNNNNNNNNNNNNNNNNNNNNNNNNNNNNNNNNNNNNNNNNNNNNNNNNNNNNNNNNNNNNNNNNNNNNNNNNNNNNNNNNNNNNNNNNNNNNNNNNNNNNNNNNNNNNNNNNNNNNNNNNNNNNNNNNNNNNNNNNNNNNNNNNNNNNNNNNNNNNNNNNNNNNNNNNNNNNNNNNNNNNNNNNNNNNNNNNNNNNNNNNNNNNNNNNNNNNNNNNNNNNNNNNNNNNNNNNNNNNNNNNNNNNNNNNNNNNNNNNNNNNNNNNNNNNNNNNNNNNNNNNNNNNNNNNNNNNNNNNNNNNNNNNNNNNNNNNNNNNNNNNNNNNNNNNNNNNNNNNNNNNNNNNNNNNNNNNNNNNNNNNNNNNNNNNNNNNNNNNNNNNNNNNNNNNNNNNNNNNNNNNNNNNNNNNNNNNNNNNNNNNNNNNNNNNNNNNNNNNNNNNNNNNNNNNNNNNNNNNNNNNNNNNNNNNNNNNNNNNNNNNNNNNNNNTTTGGCAAACAGTCACTGACTACCTTGCTTCCCTCTTCACTAATTTGTGGTTCTAGAAACACTTTCAGGATAATGctttcctcatgcatcctgagagTTAATTCTCCTTGCTCTACGTCTATGATAGCCCTAGCAGTGGCCAAGAAAGGTCTCCCAAGTATGATGGAATCACTTTCATCCCCATTTGAGTCTAAAACCACAAAGCCTGCAGGGTATATGAATTTGTCCACCTTGActaaaaggttttcaatcacACCCCTGGGGTATACCATTGACTTGTCTACCAGCTCTAGAGACATCTGTACCGGTTTAACTTCCTCTATATGCAGCTTTTTCATCAAAGATGAGGGTATTAAGTTAATACTTGCTCCTAGATTGCACATTGCCTTAGTGATGGTTAATTCCCCAATGGTGCAAGGCAGCAAGAAGCTCCCAGGGTCTTCAAGCTTAGGAGGAAGCCCTTTTTGAATCAAAGCCCTGCACTCCTCAGTAAGCAGTATGGTATCTTTCTCCTCccaacttcttttcttgttgataagctctttcaaaaatttggcatacagaggcatttgttCAAGTGCTTTAGCCAAGGGAATATTGAtctccagcttcttgaaagtctcaaggaaCTTATGAAAATGTTGGTCCTTAGTTTCTTTGCTGAACCTCTGGGGATATGGTAGTGGAGGTGTGATGCTCTTTCCCACTTGCTGTTGTCCCTGAATCACTTCTTTTGAACTGTGTGGCTGGTTGTTCTTCTCTTTGAGTTTCTCAGTGTCCTTGTTTGGCGTCACAACTTGATCCTCGGCTTCATCTGCCTTTGTTGGCTTTTCATCTTCTATTGGTCTTTTGCTGCTCTCCATTTGCTTCTTTGTAGTGTCATTGTTGCTCATCAATGttctcccactccttaattgtatcgccttgcattcttccttaggatttgggatTGTGTCACTCGATTGGTTATGGGTTGGATAATGGTTGGGGTTGGggtaagtgttttgtggttttctgaatgaattttggttgttgttttgCTAGTTGTTTCTTGGGTTATTTTGtgttgtgtttctttgccatgatTGTTGGTTATGGTTATGGTTATCTCCCCATCTAAGGTTGGGGTGATTCTTCCAAGAAGGGTTGTATGTCTCACCATAAACTTCATTCTGTCCAGAATTTTGGTTATGCATGTATTGCACTTGCTCCTGTTGTTGCTCTTCTTGGCTTTCTTCATTCTGCACCCATacagttgatggttggcttgtgtttACAGCTGCTACTTGAAGGCTgtcaattcttttggccatttgttcaaactgttgttgCATTTGTTGTTGTATCATCTTGTTTTGGGCCAAGATGGAGTCTACTCCTTCCAGTTCTAGAACTCCctttctctgtgatggttggcgagttctttgatgagcaaagaagtattgGTTGTTGGCTACCATGTCCACAAGATTCTGGGCTTCTTCAGCAGTTTTCATCAGTTGCAATGACCCTCCAGCAGAGTGATCTAATGCCTCTTGAGATTTCAATGTCAGGCCTTCATAGAAATTCTGCAGCAcgtcccattcattgaacatttctgggggacactttctgatcaaggctttgtatctctcccatgcttcatataaggaTTCAGCATCTAATTGGGTGAACGTTTGCACCTCGGTTTTCAGCCTGATGATCCTTTGGGGTGGGTAGAATTTGGCTAGGAATTTagtcaccaaatcatcccaactagtgatgCTTCCCTTGGGAAAAGTTTCAAGCCATTGTGCAGCCTTATCCCTTAATGAGAATGGGAATAGCAGGAGCTTGTATGTCTCAGGATTCACACCATTGgatttgacagtgtcacaaatccttaGGAATGTGGATAAATGCTGATtaggatcttccaatgggcttcctccataggaacaattgttctggACAAGGGTAATGAGTTGTGGTTTCAGCTcgaagttgtttgcattgacattgggagtgaggatgctactcccacaatgtcCTGGATTTGCAAAAGTGTATGAAGCTAGGACTCTTCTTTGAGGGgggttattgttgttgttgttggctaCTCCCTCTGTTGCATTCAGATTTGAGTGATTCCCTTCC is part of the Arachis duranensis cultivar V14167 unplaced genomic scaffold, aradu.V14167.gnm2.J7QH unplaced_Scaffold_216540, whole genome shotgun sequence genome and encodes:
- the LOC107472634 gene encoding uncharacterized protein LOC107472634 encodes the protein MSNNDTTKKQMESSKRPIEDEKPTKADEAEDQVVTPNKDTEKLKEKNNQPHSSKEVIQGQQQVGKSITPPLPYPQRFSKETKDQHFHKFLETFKKLEINIPLAKALEQMPLALIQKGLPPKLEDPGSFLLPCTIGELTITKAMCNLGASINLIPSSLMKKLHIEEVKPVQMSLELVDKSMVYPRGVIENLLVKVDKFIYPAGFVVLDSNGDESDSIILGRPFLATARAIIDVEQGELTLRMHEESIILKVFLEPQISEEGSK
- the LOC107472635 gene encoding uncharacterized protein LOC107472635 — encoded protein: MFNEWDVLQNFYEGLTLKSQEALDHSAGGSLQLMKTAEEAQNLVDMVANNQYFFAHQRTRQPSQRKGVLELEGVDSILAQNKMIQQQMQQQFEQMAKRIDSLQVAAVNTSQPSTVWVQNEESQEEQQQEQVQYMHNQNSGQNEVYGETYNPSWKNHPNLRWGDNHNHNQQSWQRNTTQNNPRNN